From Lacerta agilis isolate rLacAgi1 chromosome Z, rLacAgi1.pri, whole genome shotgun sequence, the proteins below share one genomic window:
- the PRPF4 gene encoding U4/U6 small nuclear ribonucleoprotein Prp4 isoform X2: MAASRIAAGSKTKASDEGGAPPAKKTPIFYGSLEEKERERLLKGESGMMGKDAVKAAIEAGNINITSGEVFDLEEHISERQAEVLAEFERRKRARQINVSTDDSEVKACLRALGEPITLFGEGPAERRERLRNILSVVGTDALKKTKKDDEKSKKSKEEYQQTWYHEGPNTLKTARLWIANYSLPRAMKRLEEARLLKEVPEATRTSQKQELHKSLRSLNNFCSQIGDDRPISYCNFSPNSKLLATACWSGLCKLWSVPECNLIHTLRGHNTNVGAIVFHPKATISLDKKDVNLASCAADGSVKLWSLESDEPVADIEGHTVRVARVAWHPSGRFLGTTCYDHSWRLWDLEAQEEILHQEGHSKGVYDIAFHVDGSLSATGGLDAFGRVWDLRTGRCIMFLEGHLKEIYGINFSPNGYHIATGSGDNTCKVWDLRQRKCIYTIPAHQNLVTGVKFEPNHGNFLLTGAYDNTAKVWTHPGSSPLKTLAGHEGKVMGLDISLDGQLIATCSYDRTFKLWMAE; encoded by the exons ATGGCTGCGTCGCGGATCGCTGCG GGTTCAAAAACAAAGGCTTCAGATGAAGGGGGTGCTCCTCCAGCCAAGAAAACCCCGATTTTCTATGGGAGCTTGGAGGAGAAAGAGCGAGAGCGTCTCCTCAAAGGGGAGTCTGGGATGATGGGCAAGGATGCGGTCAAAGCAGCTATtgaggctggcaacatcaataTCACCAGTG GTGAAGTTTTTGACTTGGAAGAGCACATCAGCGAGCGCCAGGCAGAGGTCCTGGCAGAGTTTGAGCGCCGGAAGCGTGCCAGGCAAATCAATGTTTCCACAGATGACTCTGAAGTCAAGGCCTGCTTACGAGCCCTTGGGGAGCCCATCACACTTTTTGGAGAGGGCCCTGCAGAAAGGAGGGAGAG GCTACGTAATATTCTGTCTGTGGTTGGCACAGACGCATTGAAGAAGACCAAAAAAGATGACGAGAAGTCCAAGAAATCAAAAGAGGAG TATCAGCAAACCTGGTACCACGAAGGACCAAATACCTTGAAGACGGCCAGACTGTGGATCGCCAACTACTCCCTCCCTCG GGCAATGAAACGATTGGAGGAAGCCCGGCTGCTCAAGGAGGTCCCTGAGGCCACACGGACATCCCAGAAACAGGAGCTGCACAAATCTCTAAGG tctTTGAATAATTTCTGCAGCCAAATTGGGGACGACCGCCCTATCTCCTATTGCAACTTCAGCCCCAACTCCAAACTCCTGGCTACAGCTTGCTG GAGTGGCCTCTGTAAGCTGTGGTCTGTGCCGGAATGTAATCTCATCCACACTTTGCGAG GGCACAACACCAACGTTGGAGCCATTGTCTTTCACCCCAAGGCAACAATCTCCCTGGACAAGAAGGACGTCAACCTGGCTTCATGCGCAGCGGATGGCTCTGTCAAACTCTGGAGTCTTGAAAG TGATGAACCAGTGGCTGACATCGAGGGACACACAGTGAGAGTAGCCCGGGTGGCATGGCATCCCTCTGGCAGGTTTCTGGGCACCACCTG CTATGACCACTCTTGGCGCCTGTGGGACCTAGAGGCTCAGGAGGAGATCTTGCACCAGGAGGGGCACAGCAAAGGAGTCTACGACATCGCCTTCCATGTTGACGGCTCCCTTTCTGCCACTGG tGGCCTTGATGCATTTGGCCGCGTGTGGGATCTGCGCACGGGGCGTTGTATCATGTTTTTGGAGGGTCATCTCAAGGAGATCTATGGGATCAACTTTTCCCCTAATGG GTACCACATTGCCACTGGCAGTGGCGACAACACCTGTAAAGTGTGGGATCTCCGCCAGAGAAAGTGCATCTACACCATCCCTGCCCATCAGAACCTGGTGACAGGAGTGAAGTTTGAAC CAAATCATGGCAACTTCTTGCTTACCGGAGCTTACGACAACACAGCCAAGGTCTGGACGCACCCAGGCTCATCCCCACTGAAAACCTTGGCAGGACACGAGGGCAAAGTCATGGGCTTGGACATCTCCCTGGACGGGCAGCTGATCGCCACATGCTCTTATGACAGAACTTTCAAGCTTTGGATGGCAGAGTAG
- the PRPF4 gene encoding U4/U6 small nuclear ribonucleoprotein Prp4 isoform X1, with the protein MAASRIAAVNKGSKTKASDEGGAPPAKKTPIFYGSLEEKERERLLKGESGMMGKDAVKAAIEAGNINITSGEVFDLEEHISERQAEVLAEFERRKRARQINVSTDDSEVKACLRALGEPITLFGEGPAERRERLRNILSVVGTDALKKTKKDDEKSKKSKEEYQQTWYHEGPNTLKTARLWIANYSLPRAMKRLEEARLLKEVPEATRTSQKQELHKSLRSLNNFCSQIGDDRPISYCNFSPNSKLLATACWSGLCKLWSVPECNLIHTLRGHNTNVGAIVFHPKATISLDKKDVNLASCAADGSVKLWSLESDEPVADIEGHTVRVARVAWHPSGRFLGTTCYDHSWRLWDLEAQEEILHQEGHSKGVYDIAFHVDGSLSATGGLDAFGRVWDLRTGRCIMFLEGHLKEIYGINFSPNGYHIATGSGDNTCKVWDLRQRKCIYTIPAHQNLVTGVKFEPNHGNFLLTGAYDNTAKVWTHPGSSPLKTLAGHEGKVMGLDISLDGQLIATCSYDRTFKLWMAE; encoded by the exons ATGGCTGCGTCGCGGATCGCTGCGGTGAATAAG GGTTCAAAAACAAAGGCTTCAGATGAAGGGGGTGCTCCTCCAGCCAAGAAAACCCCGATTTTCTATGGGAGCTTGGAGGAGAAAGAGCGAGAGCGTCTCCTCAAAGGGGAGTCTGGGATGATGGGCAAGGATGCGGTCAAAGCAGCTATtgaggctggcaacatcaataTCACCAGTG GTGAAGTTTTTGACTTGGAAGAGCACATCAGCGAGCGCCAGGCAGAGGTCCTGGCAGAGTTTGAGCGCCGGAAGCGTGCCAGGCAAATCAATGTTTCCACAGATGACTCTGAAGTCAAGGCCTGCTTACGAGCCCTTGGGGAGCCCATCACACTTTTTGGAGAGGGCCCTGCAGAAAGGAGGGAGAG GCTACGTAATATTCTGTCTGTGGTTGGCACAGACGCATTGAAGAAGACCAAAAAAGATGACGAGAAGTCCAAGAAATCAAAAGAGGAG TATCAGCAAACCTGGTACCACGAAGGACCAAATACCTTGAAGACGGCCAGACTGTGGATCGCCAACTACTCCCTCCCTCG GGCAATGAAACGATTGGAGGAAGCCCGGCTGCTCAAGGAGGTCCCTGAGGCCACACGGACATCCCAGAAACAGGAGCTGCACAAATCTCTAAGG tctTTGAATAATTTCTGCAGCCAAATTGGGGACGACCGCCCTATCTCCTATTGCAACTTCAGCCCCAACTCCAAACTCCTGGCTACAGCTTGCTG GAGTGGCCTCTGTAAGCTGTGGTCTGTGCCGGAATGTAATCTCATCCACACTTTGCGAG GGCACAACACCAACGTTGGAGCCATTGTCTTTCACCCCAAGGCAACAATCTCCCTGGACAAGAAGGACGTCAACCTGGCTTCATGCGCAGCGGATGGCTCTGTCAAACTCTGGAGTCTTGAAAG TGATGAACCAGTGGCTGACATCGAGGGACACACAGTGAGAGTAGCCCGGGTGGCATGGCATCCCTCTGGCAGGTTTCTGGGCACCACCTG CTATGACCACTCTTGGCGCCTGTGGGACCTAGAGGCTCAGGAGGAGATCTTGCACCAGGAGGGGCACAGCAAAGGAGTCTACGACATCGCCTTCCATGTTGACGGCTCCCTTTCTGCCACTGG tGGCCTTGATGCATTTGGCCGCGTGTGGGATCTGCGCACGGGGCGTTGTATCATGTTTTTGGAGGGTCATCTCAAGGAGATCTATGGGATCAACTTTTCCCCTAATGG GTACCACATTGCCACTGGCAGTGGCGACAACACCTGTAAAGTGTGGGATCTCCGCCAGAGAAAGTGCATCTACACCATCCCTGCCCATCAGAACCTGGTGACAGGAGTGAAGTTTGAAC CAAATCATGGCAACTTCTTGCTTACCGGAGCTTACGACAACACAGCCAAGGTCTGGACGCACCCAGGCTCATCCCCACTGAAAACCTTGGCAGGACACGAGGGCAAAGTCATGGGCTTGGACATCTCCCTGGACGGGCAGCTGATCGCCACATGCTCTTATGACAGAACTTTCAAGCTTTGGATGGCAGAGTAG